A genomic stretch from Streptomyces venezuelae ATCC 10712 includes:
- the ispG gene encoding flavodoxin-dependent (E)-4-hydroxy-3-methylbut-2-enyl-diphosphate synthase produces the protein MTAISLGIPTVPTRLAERRKSRQIQVGSVAVGGDAPVSVQSMTTTRTSDIGATLQQIAELTASGCQIVRVACPTQDDADALAVIAKKSQIPVIADIHFQPKYVFAAIDAGCAAVRVNPGNIKQFDDKVKEIAKAASDARTPIRIGVNAGSLDARLLKKYGRATPEALVESALWEASLFEEHGFRDIKISVKHNDPVIMVEAYRQLAAQCDYPLHLGVTEAGPAFQGTIKSAVAFGALLSQGIGDTIRVSLSAPPAEEIKVGMQILESLNLRQRRLEIVSCPSCGRAQVDVYKLAEEVTAGLDGMTVPLRVAVMGCVVNGPGEAREADLGVASGNGKGQIFVKGEVIKTVPESKIVETLIEEALKIAEQMEKDGVASGEPSVAVAG, from the coding sequence ATGACCGCGATTTCTCTCGGTATCCCGACCGTTCCGACCCGGCTCGCCGAGCGGCGCAAGAGCCGCCAGATCCAGGTCGGCAGCGTGGCCGTCGGCGGTGACGCACCCGTCTCCGTGCAGTCGATGACGACCACCCGCACGTCCGACATCGGCGCCACGCTCCAGCAGATCGCCGAGCTGACGGCCTCCGGCTGCCAGATCGTGCGCGTGGCCTGCCCCACCCAGGACGACGCCGACGCCCTCGCGGTCATCGCGAAGAAGTCGCAGATCCCGGTGATCGCCGACATCCACTTCCAGCCGAAGTACGTCTTCGCGGCGATCGACGCCGGCTGCGCGGCGGTCCGCGTCAACCCCGGCAACATCAAGCAGTTCGACGACAAGGTCAAGGAGATCGCCAAGGCGGCCTCCGACGCCCGCACCCCGATCCGCATCGGCGTCAACGCCGGTTCGCTCGACGCGCGGCTCCTGAAGAAGTACGGCAGGGCCACCCCCGAGGCGCTCGTCGAGTCCGCCCTGTGGGAGGCGTCCCTCTTCGAGGAGCACGGCTTCCGCGACATCAAGATCTCGGTCAAGCACAACGACCCGGTCATCATGGTCGAGGCCTACCGCCAGCTCGCCGCCCAGTGCGACTACCCGCTGCACCTCGGCGTCACCGAGGCGGGCCCCGCCTTCCAGGGCACCATCAAGTCGGCGGTCGCCTTCGGCGCGCTGCTGTCCCAGGGCATCGGCGACACCATCCGCGTCTCGCTCTCGGCGCCGCCGGCCGAGGAGATCAAGGTCGGCATGCAGATCCTGGAGTCGCTGAACCTGCGCCAGCGCCGCCTGGAGATCGTCTCCTGCCCGTCCTGCGGCCGCGCCCAGGTCGACGTCTACAAGCTCGCGGAGGAGGTCACCGCCGGCCTCGACGGCATGACCGTCCCGCTGCGCGTGGCCGTCATGGGCTGCGTCGTCAACGGCCCGGGCGAGGCCCGCGAGGCCGACCTCGGCGTCGCCTCCGGCAACGGCAAGGGCCAGATCTTCGTCAAGGGCGAGGTCATCAAGACCGTCCCCGAGTCGAAGATCGTCGAGACCCTCATCGAAGAGGCTCTGAAGATCGCCGAGCAGATGGAGAAGGACGGCGTCGCCAGCGGCGAACCGTCGGTCGCCGTCGCGGGCTGA
- a CDS encoding GNAT family N-acetyltransferase, with the protein MLTQPATRVLEPADLGAALAVLESAPVENAFVTARVQVAGLDPWRLGGEMWGWYSEGRLRSLCYSGANLVPLCATPEAVRAFADRARRTGRRCSSIVGPAEPTTELWRLLEPSWGPARDVRAHQPLMVAEAPSSTVAPDPLVRRVRKDEMEVIMPACVAMFTEEVGISPLANDGGLLYQARVAELVGSGRSFARIEDGKVIFKAEIGAATRQACQIQGVWVAPEHRGKGLSESGMAAVLQYALADVAPVVSLYVNDYNTPARASYRRVGFQETGAFMSVLF; encoded by the coding sequence GTGTTGACACAACCCGCCACCCGGGTCCTCGAACCCGCCGATCTCGGCGCCGCACTCGCCGTCCTGGAGAGCGCCCCCGTCGAGAACGCCTTCGTGACCGCCCGCGTCCAGGTCGCCGGACTCGACCCCTGGCGGCTCGGCGGCGAGATGTGGGGCTGGTACAGCGAGGGCCGGCTCCGCTCCCTCTGCTACTCGGGCGCCAATCTCGTCCCCCTCTGCGCCACCCCCGAGGCCGTCCGCGCCTTCGCCGACCGGGCCCGCAGGACCGGCCGCCGCTGCTCCTCGATCGTCGGCCCCGCGGAGCCCACCACCGAACTGTGGCGGCTCCTCGAACCCAGCTGGGGACCCGCCAGGGACGTCCGCGCCCACCAGCCGCTGATGGTCGCCGAGGCGCCCTCCAGCACCGTCGCACCCGACCCGCTGGTCCGTCGCGTCCGCAAGGACGAGATGGAGGTGATCATGCCCGCCTGCGTGGCCATGTTCACCGAGGAGGTCGGCATCTCCCCGCTCGCCAACGACGGCGGCCTGCTCTACCAGGCCCGGGTCGCCGAGCTCGTCGGCTCCGGCCGCTCCTTCGCCCGCATCGAGGACGGCAAGGTGATCTTCAAGGCCGAGATCGGCGCCGCCACCCGCCAGGCCTGCCAGATCCAGGGCGTCTGGGTCGCGCCCGAACACCGCGGCAAGGGCCTCTCCGAGTCCGGCATGGCCGCCGTCCTCCAGTACGCCCTGGCGGACGTCGCCCCCGTCGTCAGCCTGTACGTGAACGACTACAACACCCCCGCGCGGGCCTCGTACCGCCGCGTCGGCTTCCAGGAGACCGGCGCCTTCATGAGCGTGCTGTTCTGA
- a CDS encoding GNAT family N-acetyltransferase encodes MDDAEVMIGPVNLAARVDEALAVQAVAFGLDEDEIAVRRHIVLRHLMSPGARAYGATTGDGRLVGFVYGMPNDRSHWWSTVVETYLRATGTADWLDDSFVITELHVHPAHQGRGVGRELITTITDTAEEPRSILSAIDTESPARGLYRSLGYEDLARQVHFPSAARPYAVMGAPLPLKRRN; translated from the coding sequence ATGGATGACGCGGAAGTCATGATCGGGCCGGTCAACCTCGCCGCCCGGGTCGACGAGGCACTCGCCGTGCAGGCGGTCGCCTTCGGCCTGGACGAGGACGAGATCGCCGTACGCCGCCACATCGTGCTGCGCCACCTGATGAGCCCCGGCGCCCGCGCCTACGGGGCCACCACCGGCGACGGCCGGCTCGTCGGCTTCGTGTACGGGATGCCCAACGACCGCTCCCACTGGTGGTCCACCGTCGTCGAGACGTACCTGCGCGCCACCGGCACCGCCGACTGGCTCGACGACTCCTTCGTCATCACCGAACTCCACGTCCACCCCGCCCACCAGGGCCGGGGCGTGGGCCGCGAGCTCATCACCACCATCACCGACACCGCCGAAGAGCCGCGCTCCATCCTCTCCGCCATCGACACCGAGAGCCCGGCCCGCGGCCTCTACCGCTCCCTCGGCTACGAGGACCTCGCCCGCCAGGTGCACTTCCCGAGCGCCGCCCGCCCGTACGCGGTGATGGGCGCCCCGCTGCCGCTCAAGCGCCGGAACTGA
- a CDS encoding proline--tRNA ligase has protein sequence MANAPVQRMSQLMAKTLRDDPADAEVLSHKLLVRAGYVRRTAAGIWSWLPLGKKVLSNIERIVREEMDAIGAQEVTLPALLPREPYEATGRWDEYGAELFRLQDRKGGDYLLGPTHEEIFTLLVKDQCSSYKDLPVILYQIQNKFRDEARPRAGILRGREFLMKDSYSFDTEDEGLAQSYALHRQAYQRVFERLGLDYRIVAATAGAMGGSKSEEFLAPAEAGEDTFADCPNCDFAANTEAISYELQPVDGSAVPAAEEIPTPDTPTIETLAASLGVPASATLKNLLVKVDGEIVAVGVPGDREVDMGKVEEHFAPATVEMVTESDFAARADLVRGYVGPQGLEKVTYIADPRVAPGTAWITGANKDGMHAKNVVAGRDFEVEEYVDVVVVQEGDPCPKCGTGLKLDRAIEIGHIFQLGRKYADALKLDVLGQNGKPVRVTMGSYGIGVSRAVAALAEQTADEKGLCWPAEVAPADVHVVAAGKALQTELALEVSDKLSAAGLRVLVDDRAGVSPGVKFTDAELMGVPKILVAGRRSGEGIVELKDRRTGDREELTVEEALTRLTA, from the coding sequence ATGGCCAACGCACCGGTCCAGCGCATGTCCCAGTTGATGGCGAAGACGCTGCGCGACGACCCGGCCGACGCCGAGGTCCTCAGCCACAAGCTCCTCGTCCGCGCCGGTTACGTGCGCCGCACCGCCGCCGGCATCTGGAGCTGGCTGCCCCTCGGCAAGAAGGTCCTCTCCAACATCGAGCGCATCGTCCGCGAGGAGATGGACGCGATCGGCGCGCAGGAGGTCACCCTCCCCGCCCTGCTGCCCCGCGAGCCGTACGAGGCGACGGGCCGCTGGGACGAGTACGGCGCCGAGCTGTTCCGGCTCCAGGACCGCAAGGGCGGCGACTACCTCCTGGGCCCGACGCACGAGGAGATCTTCACCCTCCTCGTCAAGGACCAGTGCTCGTCGTACAAGGACCTGCCGGTCATCCTCTACCAGATCCAGAACAAGTTCCGTGACGAGGCCCGCCCCCGCGCCGGCATCCTGCGCGGCCGCGAGTTCCTCATGAAGGACTCGTACTCCTTCGACACGGAGGACGAGGGCCTCGCCCAGTCCTACGCCCTGCACCGCCAGGCCTACCAGCGGGTCTTCGAGCGCCTCGGCCTCGACTACCGCATCGTCGCCGCCACCGCGGGCGCGATGGGCGGCTCGAAGTCCGAGGAGTTCCTCGCCCCGGCCGAGGCCGGCGAGGACACCTTCGCCGACTGCCCGAACTGCGACTTCGCGGCGAACACCGAGGCGATCTCCTACGAGCTCCAGCCGGTCGACGGCTCCGCCGTCCCCGCCGCCGAGGAGATCCCGACCCCCGACACCCCGACCATCGAGACCCTCGCCGCCTCCCTCGGCGTCCCGGCCTCCGCCACGCTGAAGAACCTGCTGGTGAAGGTCGACGGCGAGATCGTCGCCGTGGGCGTCCCCGGCGACCGCGAGGTCGACATGGGCAAGGTCGAGGAGCACTTCGCGCCGGCGACCGTCGAGATGGTCACCGAGTCCGACTTCGCCGCGCGGGCGGATCTGGTACGCGGCTACGTCGGCCCGCAGGGCCTGGAGAAGGTCACGTACATCGCCGACCCGCGCGTGGCGCCCGGCACGGCGTGGATCACGGGTGCCAACAAGGACGGCATGCACGCGAAGAACGTCGTCGCGGGCCGTGACTTCGAGGTCGAGGAGTACGTCGACGTCGTCGTCGTCCAGGAGGGCGACCCGTGCCCCAAGTGCGGCACCGGCCTCAAGCTGGACCGCGCCATCGAGATCGGCCACATCTTCCAGCTCGGCCGCAAGTACGCCGACGCGCTGAAGCTCGACGTCCTCGGCCAGAACGGCAAGCCGGTCCGCGTGACCATGGGCTCGTACGGCATCGGCGTCTCGCGCGCCGTCGCCGCGCTCGCCGAGCAGACCGCCGACGAGAAGGGGCTGTGCTGGCCGGCCGAGGTCGCCCCGGCCGACGTCCACGTCGTCGCCGCCGGCAAGGCCCTGCAGACCGAGCTGGCCCTCGAGGTCTCCGACAAGCTGTCCGCGGCGGGCCTCCGGGTCCTGGTCGACGACCGCGCGGGCGTCTCGCCGGGCGTCAAGTTCACCGACGCGGAGCTGATGGGCGTCCCGAAGATCCTGGTGGCGGGCCGCCGCTCGGGCGAGGGCATCGTGGAACTCAAGGACCGCCGCACCGGCGACCGCGAGGAACTGACGGTCGAAGAGGCCCTCACCCGCCTGACGGCGTGA
- a CDS encoding slipin family protein encodes MIEELLMAAAGAGAAVAVYAGVAARVVKQYERGVVFRFGRLRDEVRTPGFTMIVPGVDRLHKVNMQIVTMPVPAQEGITRDNVTVRVDAVVYFKVVDAAEALVRVEDYKFAVSQMAQTSLRSIIGKSDLDDLLSNREKLNQGLELMLDSPAIGWGVQIDRVEIKDVSLPETMKRSMARQAEADRERRARVINADAELQASKKLAEAAQAMSGQPAALQLRLLQTVVAVAAEKNSTLVLPFPVELLRFLERATPGPEGRDAAAAQGQGQGQEATPPPISSAYLKGAADAAAGVEPVEDLTGASVEPAPREEGSG; translated from the coding sequence ATGATCGAAGAGCTGCTGATGGCGGCGGCCGGCGCGGGTGCGGCGGTCGCGGTGTACGCGGGCGTGGCGGCGCGGGTCGTGAAGCAGTACGAGCGCGGCGTCGTCTTCCGCTTCGGGCGGCTGCGCGACGAGGTGCGCACGCCCGGTTTCACGATGATCGTTCCCGGTGTGGACCGCCTCCACAAGGTGAACATGCAGATCGTCACGATGCCCGTGCCCGCGCAGGAGGGCATCACCCGGGACAACGTCACCGTGCGGGTCGACGCGGTCGTCTACTTCAAGGTCGTCGACGCGGCGGAGGCGCTGGTGAGGGTCGAGGACTACAAGTTCGCCGTCTCGCAGATGGCGCAGACCTCGCTGCGGTCGATCATCGGCAAGAGCGACCTCGACGACCTGCTGTCGAACCGGGAGAAGCTCAACCAGGGCCTGGAGCTGATGCTGGACTCGCCCGCGATCGGCTGGGGCGTGCAGATCGACCGGGTGGAGATCAAGGACGTCTCCCTGCCCGAGACGATGAAGCGGTCCATGGCCCGGCAGGCGGAGGCCGACCGGGAGCGCCGGGCGCGGGTGATCAACGCGGACGCGGAACTCCAGGCCTCGAAGAAGCTGGCGGAGGCCGCCCAGGCGATGTCCGGCCAGCCGGCCGCGCTGCAGCTGCGGCTGCTGCAGACGGTGGTGGCGGTGGCGGCCGAGAAGAACTCGACGCTGGTCCTGCCGTTCCCGGTGGAACTGCTGAGGTTCCTGGAACGCGCGACGCCGGGGCCGGAGGGACGGGACGCGGCGGCGGCCCAGGGTCAGGGCCAGGGCCAGGAGGCGACGCCGCCTCCGATCAGCTCGGCGTACCTGAAGGGCGCGGCGGACGCGGCGGCGGGGGTGGAGCCGGTGGAGGACCTGACGGGCGCCTCGGTCGAACCGGCCCCTCGGGAGGAGGGCTCCGGCTGA
- a CDS encoding aminoglycoside phosphotransferase family protein, with translation MGFEPPQRLIRTLGETYGDAVAAEWLGTLPGLAEQAIDHASLDAERVMAPGGRSSLVVLVRRSDGSPAALKIAPPFTRPDLERDALAHWNGWGAVQLLDEAADGALLLERLHPEVSLRSLPEAKALLEAAGTVRRLWVEPAEGHGFETVAERTGRQASAMTPHLSAAATAELTTAALAAREELVAGPSEALLLHGNFRQGKVLGGDRAPWLAVGPEPLVGERAYDLARLVRDRVEDLVAASSGASAARRRVNKLADSLDLDRERLRGWTLFRAVESGTRALTAGRRQDAELLLEFASWL, from the coding sequence ATGGGTTTCGAACCGCCGCAGCGACTGATCAGGACGCTCGGTGAGACGTACGGGGACGCCGTGGCGGCCGAATGGCTCGGGACACTGCCCGGGCTCGCCGAGCAGGCGATCGACCACGCCTCCCTGGACGCCGAACGGGTGATGGCACCGGGCGGCCGGAGCAGCCTCGTCGTGCTCGTCCGGCGGTCCGACGGCTCCCCCGCCGCGCTCAAGATCGCGCCGCCGTTCACCCGGCCGGACCTGGAGCGGGACGCGCTCGCCCACTGGAACGGCTGGGGCGCGGTCCAGCTCCTCGACGAGGCCGCGGACGGCGCGCTCCTCCTCGAAAGGCTCCACCCCGAGGTCTCGCTGCGCTCCCTGCCGGAGGCCAAGGCGCTCCTGGAGGCCGCCGGGACCGTCCGCAGGCTGTGGGTCGAGCCGGCCGAGGGGCACGGCTTCGAGACGGTGGCGGAGCGGACCGGCCGGCAGGCCTCGGCGATGACCCCGCACCTGTCCGCGGCGGCGACCGCCGAGCTGACCACGGCGGCGCTCGCGGCGCGCGAGGAACTGGTGGCCGGGCCCTCGGAGGCCCTGCTGCTGCACGGCAACTTCCGGCAGGGCAAGGTGCTCGGCGGGGACCGGGCGCCCTGGCTGGCCGTCGGCCCCGAGCCGCTGGTCGGCGAGCGGGCCTACGACCTGGCCCGGCTCGTACGCGACCGGGTCGAGGACCTGGTCGCCGCCTCCTCCGGCGCCTCGGCCGCCCGGCGGCGGGTCAACAAACTGGCCGACTCCCTCGACCTGGACCGGGAGCGGCTGCGCGGCTGGACCCTCTTCCGCGCCGTCGAATCGGGCACCCGGGCACTGACCGCGGGGCGGCGGCAGGATGCCGAGCTGCTCCTGGAGTTCGCGAGCTGGCTGTAG
- a CDS encoding DUF4439 domain-containing protein — protein MSALDATQAALAAEHAAVYGYGVVGGRVGAGRRAEATAAYEAHRARRDALRRTVRDLGGTPVVAEAAYALPFRVADPAAAARLAAVLEDRVAGVYSDLVRAAEGPQRREAAAALREAAVRAVRWRGSDVTFPGLAERV, from the coding sequence ATGAGCGCCCTCGACGCGACCCAGGCCGCGCTGGCCGCCGAGCACGCGGCGGTGTACGGGTACGGGGTCGTCGGCGGCCGCGTCGGCGCCGGGCGCCGGGCCGAGGCCACCGCCGCCTACGAGGCGCACCGGGCCCGCCGGGACGCGCTGCGCCGGACCGTACGCGACCTCGGCGGCACGCCCGTGGTGGCGGAGGCGGCGTACGCGCTGCCGTTCCGGGTCGCGGACCCGGCCGCGGCGGCGCGGCTCGCCGCCGTCCTGGAGGACCGGGTGGCCGGCGTCTACTCCGATCTCGTCCGGGCCGCCGAAGGCCCGCAGCGGCGCGAGGCGGCCGCCGCGCTGCGCGAGGCGGCGGTACGGGCCGTCCGCTGGCGCGGCAGCGACGTAACCTTTCCTGGGCTCGCCGAGCGGGTGTAG
- the rimP gene encoding ribosome maturation factor RimP, producing MSTTQSDRLRGLVEPLVAAKNLDLEEIEVSRAGRRGLLRIVVDSDEGVELDACAELSRAISEKLDETDAMGEGEYVLEVSSPGADRPLTQHRHYVRATGRLVKLQLSSDGAAEELVARIVAVDEDGLDLEVPGVKGRKPTARRVEFADVAKARVEIEFNRKDKKEEEA from the coding sequence ATGAGCACCACCCAGAGCGACAGGCTGCGCGGACTCGTGGAGCCGCTCGTCGCCGCGAAGAACCTTGATCTGGAAGAGATCGAGGTGTCCCGGGCCGGCCGCCGTGGGCTGCTGCGCATCGTCGTCGACTCGGACGAGGGCGTGGAGCTGGACGCCTGTGCCGAGCTGAGCCGCGCGATCTCCGAGAAGCTCGACGAGACCGACGCGATGGGCGAGGGCGAGTACGTCCTCGAAGTCAGCTCGCCCGGCGCCGACCGCCCCCTGACCCAGCACCGCCACTACGTGCGGGCCACCGGCCGTCTGGTCAAACTGCAGCTGTCCTCCGACGGCGCCGCCGAGGAGCTGGTCGCGCGGATCGTCGCCGTGGACGAGGACGGCCTCGACCTCGAGGTGCCGGGCGTGAAGGGGCGCAAGCCCACCGCCCGCCGGGTCGAGTTCGCCGATGTCGCCAAGGCGCGTGTCGAGATCGAGTTCAACCGCAAGGACAAGAAGGAAGAGGAGGCGTAG
- the nusA gene encoding transcription termination factor NusA gives MDIDVKLLKGLAHEKEISFDLLVEAIESALLIAYHRTPDARRHARVELDRVTGHVTVWAKEDPSELEEGQEPKDFDDTPSDFGRIAASTARQVIQQRLRDAENDVTFGEYARREGDVVAGVVQQGKDPKNVLVKLDDKLEAILPVQEQVPGEEYSHGLRLRTYVVRVAKGVRGPSVTLSRTHPNLVKKLFALEVPEIADGSVEIAAIAREAGHRTKIAVRSTRSGLNPKGACIGPMGSRVRNVMAELLGEKIDIVDWSDDPAEMVANALSPARVSKVEVVDMAARSARVTVPDYQLSLAIGKEGQNARLAARLTGWRIDIRPDTEPSGPQD, from the coding sequence GTGGACATCGACGTGAAGCTGCTCAAGGGCTTGGCGCATGAGAAGGAGATCTCCTTCGACCTGCTGGTCGAGGCGATCGAGTCGGCCCTCCTCATCGCGTACCACCGCACCCCCGACGCCCGCCGCCACGCGCGCGTGGAGCTGGACCGGGTCACCGGTCACGTGACGGTGTGGGCGAAGGAAGACCCCTCCGAGCTGGAGGAGGGTCAGGAGCCCAAGGACTTCGACGACACCCCGTCGGACTTCGGCCGGATCGCGGCGAGCACCGCCCGCCAGGTGATCCAGCAGCGGCTGCGCGACGCCGAGAACGACGTGACGTTCGGCGAGTACGCGCGCCGTGAGGGCGATGTCGTCGCCGGTGTGGTGCAGCAGGGCAAGGACCCGAAGAACGTCCTCGTCAAGCTGGACGACAAGCTGGAGGCCATCCTTCCGGTGCAGGAGCAGGTGCCGGGCGAGGAGTACTCGCACGGTCTGCGGCTGCGGACGTACGTCGTCCGGGTGGCGAAGGGCGTCCGCGGTCCGTCCGTCACCCTTTCGCGTACCCACCCCAATCTGGTGAAGAAGCTGTTCGCCCTCGAGGTGCCGGAGATCGCCGACGGTTCGGTCGAGATCGCGGCGATCGCCCGTGAGGCCGGCCACCGGACCAAGATCGCCGTCCGTTCCACCCGTTCGGGCCTGAACCCCAAGGGCGCCTGCATCGGCCCGATGGGCAGCCGCGTCCGCAACGTGATGGCGGAGCTGCTCGGCGAGAAGATCGACATCGTCGACTGGTCGGACGACCCGGCCGAGATGGTGGCGAACGCGCTCTCCCCGGCCCGGGTGTCGAAGGTCGAGGTCGTCGACATGGCGGCCCGTTCGGCCCGGGTGACCGTGCCGGACTACCAGCTGTCGCTCGCGATCGGCAAGGAGGGCCAGAACGCCCGCCTCGCCGCGCGCCTCACCGGCTGGCGGATCGACATCCGTCCGGACACGGAGCCGAGCGGTCCGCAGGACTGA
- a CDS encoding YlxR family protein — MSGRTHARACPERTCVGCRVRAAKSDLLRIVVTKDECVPDHRGTLPGRGAYLHPAVACLDLAVRRRAFPRAFKAQGPLDTAELRRHVERSAPQ, encoded by the coding sequence GTGTCTGGCCGGACGCATGCCCGCGCGTGCCCTGAGCGAACCTGTGTGGGGTGCCGGGTGCGAGCGGCCAAGAGCGATCTACTGCGGATCGTGGTGACCAAGGACGAGTGCGTTCCTGATCATCGCGGTACGCTGCCCGGCCGGGGTGCGTACCTGCACCCCGCCGTGGCTTGTCTCGACCTGGCGGTCCGCCGCCGAGCGTTCCCGAGGGCCTTCAAGGCCCAGGGCCCGCTCGACACCGCGGAACTCCGCCGACACGTCGAGCGGTCGGCACCGCAGTGA